Proteins from a genomic interval of Micromonospora sp. NBC_00389:
- a CDS encoding YcnI family copper-binding membrane protein: protein MTRLRRTATAATALAFTAVATAVLGFAGPASAHVTVNPKEATQGGYARVAFRVPNESDTASTTKVEVVLPENAPVGSVSTMPVPGWTVAVEKRKVDPPIEVHGSPITEAVAKLTWTATGDAGVKPGQFQEFPVSMGPLPQVNTMVFKTVQTYSDGNVSRWIEEPTPGAEEPEHPAPVLTLTAASPSASAAPAAAPVAATDDDDDDEGEGAAVGLGVAGLVAGLAGLVLGGLAFARTRREPVAKS from the coding sequence ATGACCCGTCTCCGGCGTACCGCAACCGCCGCCACCGCCCTGGCGTTCACCGCCGTCGCGACCGCCGTCCTCGGCTTCGCTGGCCCGGCGTCCGCCCACGTCACGGTGAACCCGAAGGAGGCGACCCAGGGCGGCTACGCGCGGGTGGCGTTCCGGGTGCCCAACGAGAGCGACACCGCGTCGACCACCAAGGTGGAGGTGGTGCTGCCGGAGAACGCCCCGGTCGGCTCGGTGTCGACCATGCCGGTGCCCGGGTGGACGGTCGCCGTGGAGAAGCGCAAGGTGGACCCGCCGATCGAGGTGCACGGCAGCCCGATCACCGAGGCGGTGGCCAAGCTGACCTGGACCGCCACCGGCGACGCGGGTGTGAAGCCGGGCCAGTTCCAGGAGTTCCCGGTCTCGATGGGGCCGCTGCCGCAGGTCAACACGATGGTCTTCAAGACCGTGCAGACCTACTCGGACGGCAATGTGTCGCGCTGGATCGAGGAGCCGACGCCGGGCGCTGAGGAGCCGGAGCACCCCGCCCCGGTGCTCACCCTCACCGCCGCGTCGCCGTCGGCGTCGGCCGCGCCCGCCGCGGCGCCCGTCGCCGCGACCGACGATGACGATGACGACGAGGGCGAGGGAGCGGCGGTGGGCCTCGGCGTCGCCGGTCTCGTCGCCGGCCTGGCCGGTCTGGTGCTGGGCGGGCTGGCGTTCGCCCGGACGCGCCGGGAGCCGGTAGCCAAGTCCTGA